The following is a genomic window from Mustela erminea isolate mMusErm1 chromosome 2, mMusErm1.Pri, whole genome shotgun sequence.
CAAGGTTGCTGTATTTATTATTGTCCCCCCGTATGGTGTTCTGAGCGTGGCTCAGAGGGGGTTAGGTGGTGCACCCAGACGGCACAGTGACCCAGTGGtacgcactttttttttttttttttctcaacaggtAAAGTAAGCATGTCTTTTCGAGGAGGAGGCCGGGGGGGCTTTAATCGAGGTGGCGGTTTCAATCGCGGCGGCAGCAACAACCATTTCCGAGGCGGAGGCGGGAATTTCAGAGGCGGCGGTGGCGGCCGAGGAGGATTTGGACGAGGAGGTGGCCGCGGAGGCTTTAACAAAGGCCAAGACCAAGGACCTCCGGAACATGTAGTTTGTATGTCGCCTTAAATCTTAGCCTGCTTGGGGCGGAGGTTATGGGTTTAAGTTCGGGGGTTACATGCTGAAAGATACCTCTAGCAGCTCTCCTACGGAAGTTGCTGCTTGGTTGGGGAGTCAGTTCTGGAGATGCTGTAAACTGacttaaaataatgctttattgCTGTgatgagaaagggaagatgaagaaaGCACGAAAGCATGAAAGAACACGTGAAAGAACACGTAGAATGCGTACGTGGAGGTGGAAATTGAGCTTGGGCTGAAAACGAAGTTATTAAGTAGGTAGTATTGTGTATTTACTCCTGTTGTTCCcgttttacaggtaagaaaactgtGATTCAGAGTTAGGTTTCTTTAACTCTGGGATCATAGTAATAAAGTGGTCAGTTTGAGATACAAAGcttttctgactccaaagcccatgctctcaGTTGCTGTTCATAAGTAAGAGAAGTGTGAAATAAATTGCTTGGAACGGAAACTATAGAAGGGAAGCCAAGAAAAAGACCTAATTAGAGTAGTTTTGAAGTAATTATCAATGAGGTGGGATGGAAGCCGTGGAATGTGACACAGATTGGACAGGAGAAACCtacatcaaaaaggagaaatgatGAAGAGAGTTTAATATAAAGACGAGGTTGGGCCTCAAAAGCAGTTGTGCAACATGGTTTCAAGAGTGCAAAAGGTAGAGTCATAGGTCCTAGCCCCCCAGCATGCAATGATCCAGGCGTGGTGCACTGTGAGGGGGAtggaagtgaggggaaaaaaaggaagggtttGATGGGAGAGAGATTCCAGTGGAAACAAATTCAGTAGAACTTGGATAATTCTTGGGAATAAAAGGTTCCAGGTTTTGAGCTTGGGTGATAGGGATGAAGAATTGGTTTTGCAGGTGATGAGTATTTTTGTATGGGGTGATAGTCAGAAATAATGTTATTTTGAGATCCCACACTTCTCTGAAAATGAGTGAAGAGTCATTGATGTAGAGGCGGTAATGGGAAGTTataaaaggggaggagaaaaagaacaaagacttgATTTACGGTTAGGGACTGTGGAAATGAAAAGAGACAGTAGAGTGTAAGCATGGTGTTTaatataatagttattattataataaaacacCTGTTACAGGTTGGTCttaatgtgccaggcatttttctTAGCACTTGACATTTATTATTGTGTTTATTCCTCATAATACTGTATGTTAGGTGTTGGTACTGTTATTAGTCCTTATTAAAGACAGGGACACTGAAACAGAGAGATAAGAATCTTACCGCAGTTCACATAGCTAGTGTGGagttttgggcttttttttttttttctttttggcctcAGAGGAGAACAGATAAAGTGAAATCCCAGGTACCCAAGAAGAAAGCTTCCAGATGATGTTAGTCAATAtcatttgaaattgttttatattttaacattttcttgtcCTATTTCAGTATTAGGAGAGTTCCTGCATCCCTGTGAAGATGACATAGTTTGTAAATGTACTACAGATGAAAATAAGGTGCCTTATTTCAATGCTCCAGTTTATTTAGagaacaaagaacagattggtAAAGTGGATGAAATATTTGGACAACTTAGAGATTTTGTATCCTTTTTAAttagattaaattaattaattaattattaccCAGTGATCTCATTCGAAGGTTACCATTTGCTTTTTCTGGAGCTAAGTCCTGATTTAATTAGACTTCCTGCTTCATTAAATTGGACAGAATATTGCTATGATTGGACCATAAAGGAGAATCAAGAGAGGAGGATGTATTtccaaatattgaaaagaaaagaccCTATAAGAGTGACTTccttttttggaaggttttagAAATGATTGCCATTTGGATAAGTGCTACAGGATTAAGGTACTTTGTTTTGATTATGATGATGCCACAGGAGTAGTGtggaattaaaagttttaaaaacaaaaacttcattttctcttgGAAACTCACTTCTTACCTTTCCTAAATATTCCCatataactttgtttttataattacatatgaATTCATGAGGTTATTTTTGATCTTAATTGCTTATTCCTTAATACAACTAATagtatttttctgttaaattGTCAGAAAATATGAAGgcatcttcctttaaaaaactgCAGAAGGTGAGTCAAGCTTAGGATAACTAGGATCTTTGGTTTTATAAGTGAATGACCTTCCTTAGGACAGTGCTACTTAGCACTTGAGAATCCCCTGTTGTATCACTAGTGAAGCTCTTAAATTCAGGTGTTTTGTACTTTAGATGTTGAACTTAACTGATTTCTAAAAgccaattatttaatatttaacatttattttaaaataaatatttattagcaaATTCTATAACTGCTATAATGTGTTTTTTAGTTTATGTAAAGCTCTTACTGGAAAGCTTACATGACCTAAAATtctaagtaaaatgttaaattttgaaatattatttgggaGAAGTCAGACATTAAatgatttcacaaatatttcaatAACATTTTGATACTTGGTATGAAGGAGAAATACAGATTGCTATGAGAATGTTAGTAGTGGGACCAAATTTAATATATTGGATTTCTGAGGAAGTGAACTAGAAGCTGAGACCTGAAAGTTGACTAAAGGTGATTCCCAAACCTCATTGCTCATCAAAATATctacaggaggggcgcctgggtggctcactgggttaaagcccctgccttcggctcaggtcaatctcagggtcctgggatcgagccccacatcgggccctctgctcagtggggagtgtgcttcctcttctctctgcctgcctctctgcctacttgtgatctctgtctgtcaaataaataaaatcttaaaaaaaaaacaaatatctacAGGAGCttttaaagtcattatttctTGGCCCCACTCTTAGAAATTTGAGCAAGTAAGTCTTAGGTAGGGATCAGGATTCAGTTGTAAAAAGGGAGGCTCCCGGATAATTTTGATATATTAGGCTAACACTTGGGAACCACTGCTAGCCAAAGAGTTCTGGAAGCCCATTGCAAGTAGAGAAAAACAGTTTGTACAAGTCTCTGAGACAGGCAATTTAAGGATCTGAAAAAGCAGAAGTATAGCTcagatacagaacatttaaaTGAGACTGGAGAGGTAGGCGTTCAAAGTAGTGGGAAAGAGTTAagtgttagttttgtttttaaatattgcttaaattgtttaaatatttgtttttaaatattaggaTAAATACAGTGAAGTTATGTTAAAAAAGAGTACTGGAAAAATAGGATGCTGGAAAGGGGTTAGTACAGTATGTAAAGGAGGCAGGACAGAATTGCATTAATCCTGGAAGAGATGATATTTCGGACTAGGGTAGTAGTGAcagtggaaatggagaaaagtggATTGATTCATGAGAGATACAGGAAGTAGCAGTGATAGATCTTGGTAGTTGATTAGcaatatctggggtgcctgggtggctaagtaaagcctttgccttcagctcaggttgtgattcagggtcctgggatggaaccccctGGTTGGCagctggctccatgctcagcagggagtctgcttctccctctacctcccctccctctgctcatgctctccccaAAATCACCATCTTTCACATGTCTGATTTCAGCATCTTTGTGGATGTACCAAAATGGGGAACATTGGAgaagaagggaattgggggaagaTGGTGGATTCAGTTTTAGACATAATGAATTTGAAGCACTTAGGAGATACTCAGATAGTTAGGAGCTCAAAGGAAGAGCCTGGATTAGAGATGGAATTGAAGTTGTCATTGTACAGACAATATATGGTACAGTctaggaagaaagaatgagaaaaagagctTTGGGATACCTCCTAAATTAATATTCTCTCTTGGAGACTGAGAAGTCACATCAGTAAAGGAGGACACAAACCAGGAGAGTTTTATAAAAGTGGTTTTCACCAAAGTCAGAAGAGGAGAAACGCTCAACTGGCAAAATGCTGCTGTAGAGTGTTCTTTGGATTTAGCAACAGCGAGGGCAAAATGTCATGGAGCCAGTGGAATGCTGGGCTCACTGATGAGATGGGGACAGTGCCTTGTTGCTGGCATGTGGCTGCTACTGGCTGTAGGAACCCTGGCAAGTACCCCCTGGGAAATTGACTTGCTTTAGGTGGGCCTGAGAGCCAGGCTTCTCATTTAGTGACTTGAAAAAAGGAATTTACCTGCAGTACCCACTTAAATTCCATCTGGATGCCTGCCCTTTTTCACGATATTTTtacttgaatatttattattttaaagattttatttatttgagagagtgagtgagagagagcatgaacgggggaggggcagagagggagaagcagactcctggttgaGTGGGGATTCCAGTtaggtggggctcaattccaggactctgagatcatgacctaagcggaaggcagacgcttaaccaactgagccacccaggcgcccctgtggattttttatttagtgggtttgttttgttttgttttttatcacgGAAGCTAAATTGGTACATTCTGCCTTTCCCCATTTCTAGATTCTCTGTTTAGGTTCAGATCTTCCTTATCTAGCCTAGGCTGTCTCATTGAATTTTCTGTAATGATTGAAATATCTACCTAGTATAGTAGCCACTAACCATTTGTACTattgagcacctgaaatgtgacTAATGTAActcaggaactgaatttttaattgttaattaaatagccacatgtggctaatgacTGCTAAATTGGGCGGTGCAGAGCAAGACAGTATTTTTGAGAGAATGGGTTTGAAAGGAAGAGTGATAAGGTGGTATCTAAAGAGGGAGTCAGACATAAGTGATACATTACCATATGAAACTGCTTATGCGCGTTTTATGTAAAATTGTGAAC
Proteins encoded in this region:
- the GAR1 gene encoding H/ACA ribonucleoprotein complex subunit 1 isoform X1, with amino-acid sequence MRNPAEGGLGGGRECVVKTFLPALGGGKVSMSFRGGGRGGFNRGGGFNRGGSNNHFRGGGGNFRGGGGGRGGFGRGGGRGGFNKGQDQGPPEHVVLLGEFLHPCEDDIVCKCTTDENKVPYFNAPVYLENKEQIGKVDEIFGQLRDFYFSVKLSENMKASSFKKLQKFYIDPYKLLPLQRFLPRPPGEKGPPRGGGRGGRGGGRGGGGRGGRGGGFRGGRGGGGFRGGRGGGGFRGRGH
- the GAR1 gene encoding H/ACA ribonucleoprotein complex subunit 1 isoform X2; this translates as MSFRGGGRGGFNRGGGFNRGGSNNHFRGGGGNFRGGGGGRGGFGRGGGRGGFNKGQDQGPPEHVVLLGEFLHPCEDDIVCKCTTDENKVPYFNAPVYLENKEQIGKVDEIFGQLRDFYFSVKLSENMKASSFKKLQKFYIDPYKLLPLQRFLPRPPGEKGPPRGGGRGGRGGGRGGGGRGGRGGGFRGGRGGGGFRGGRGGGGFRGRGH